The Achromobacter spanius genome includes the window GCGTAGCCGGGCTACGTTCTGATCGATGCAGTGTTGGATCGTGCGCAAGGTGTCACGAGTAATGAGCTGTGGGTAGAGGTCGTCGGCAAGAATGGCGAACTGGCTTGCCACATCGCAAATGCGGTCAATCATTTTTCCGGCAAAGTCCTGTGGCACTTCGGCCTCGTTGGCAAGCCTGAGCATCTGCGCGCGGGAAATCGCCAGCGCCTCGCCCATCACGTCCATCTGATGATATCCACCAGGCCCCTCGCAGAACGTCACGTCGTAAGCGGGCGCCAGCCTCCAGTGACCCGCTTGCGACATGAGGTAGGCAAAGTTCTTGGGGTGATCGTCCCTGTTGTGGAATGCGACATTGAAGACTGCGCGCTCGAAAGCCATTGCCATCTGTCGCACGTCGTTGGTACACATCTGCGTCGCCCGAAAGAAGTTGACGTAGTCCAACACCCCCGGAGTGCGGTAATTGGCGCCCGTAAAGGCGGCGAGGCTCTGCATGGGTACGCGCAGCCCGTCTTGTCGGTCAAAACGCTTGCTGGCAAACGCCGCCGACCCCCCAGGCAGACTGAAGTACCGCGTGTCCGGCGTCTCGATGCCACACATGCGCAGGCACTCGGCGTAGACCATTTCGATCGCGCAGACCTCGGGATGTTCTTCTTTGGCGGGAAACTTGATCAACCACGCTTCAAATCCCGGTGTGACGGCAGTGGTAAACCCATCCGTTTCGGGATTCCGATAGACCAGGGCCTTAGGCCTTGCACCTTGAGGCGCGCCGCCCACCAGCAGCAATGTTTCCAGGAACTCGCCGCCTTCCCCTTGGAGCACTTGCTGCACGTCGGCGGCTAGCACTTCAAGCGGGATGTGGACTTTCGGTTCCTGTCCTTCTGGTGCAACGGGTTCAAACTTCATGGCGCCCATCGCATTGCTACCGATGTAGCCCAGTCGTTCCAGCGGGCCTATGCGAGCCGTGGACAGGCTGCGTCGCCTGAACATTCGGTCCATCAGCAACATGCCCCATCCGTCCGGCAACGAGTCATAGACAGGGCCTGGCAAGTCCAGCTGGTGGGCTGGAAAACCTCGGCGCAACTGGGGCCCCTCTAACGGCAGGGTGTAAGAGGACAGCTCCAAGCCCCTTTGCCTGGCGTCGTTGCTGTACTCGAAGACGATCGTTGGGCGACCGGTCAGGGTGGTTGTAGAGGCCAGGGTGCCCCAAAGCCATCGCTCACCCCAGCCTTCATAGAAGACGTTCACTTGCTCAAGCATTGCCGGGGTTCCTTTTCGCACGGAGACGATCCGCGCTGCTTTCGTAGCGCCGAATGTCTTCGATGCTGTTCAACTTGGGCAGGAACAGGCCCTCAAGTTCTTTGGCCCGACCAAGGGCCATCGCCACCCGGACCACGTTCTCGAACCCGACATTGCGCCCGGTTTCCAGGTTGGACACGGTGTTGGTGGCAATGCCGGCTCGCCCGGCCAAGTCGGCTTGTGTCATGCCCGACGCCAGACGCTCAGTGCGCAAACGTTGGCAGAGACGCTTGACGATCTCGCTCGGCGTGCTGAACCTTAAATCCAACATATTGTGTGTCCAGGCAGCTTCATGCCAGTTAATACCCCAAATTACAGGATTAACGATGGTTCGGATCTAGTCTCTGCTGCGCTTTTTCAGCGCATCCGGCCGATACCGCAGGGCTTCGATGACCAGCGCCAAGGCCGGGGAGATCTGTCGCCGGTTGGCATAGTAGAGATGGTAGCCAGGCAGCACCGGCCACCAGTCTTCCAGCACGGGCACCAGGCGGCCCTGTTCCACATAGGGCTGCACCAGGTCATAGGGCACATAGGCCAGGCCCATGCCATCGAGCGCGGCCTGGAGCATCAGAAAGGTGTTGTTGAAGATCGTCTGGCCCGCCACCCGGACGCTCAGCGCCTTCCCGCCTTTTGCAAAATCCCAGGCGTACAGGCCTCCATGCGTGGGCAGCCGTAGATTGACGCAGCAATGGTCCGTCAATTCTTGCGGGGTGCTGGGCGGACGCTTGCCGGCCAGATAAGCGGGCGAGGCCGCGACCGCCATCCGAAAATCGGGGGCGATGCGTACCGCGATCATGTCTTTGTCGATGCGATTTCCGCTGCGTACGCCGGCGTCGAACTGGTTTGCCGCGATGTCGGTGAACCCATAGTCCACACTGAATTCGACCTGGATGTCGGGATACTGCTGCAACAACGGCAACAGACGCGGCCAGAGCACCGTCTTGATGGCGTGGTCATGGGTGGTGATTCGGACCGTGCCGGCCGGCTTGTCGCGCATGGCGGTGAGCGACGCGAGTTCTTGTTCGATCTCGTTGAAGTGGGGGCTCAACACGCTTAGCAGTCTTTGCCCGGCTTCGGTCGTTGACACGCTCCGCGTGGTTCGGGTGAGCAGGCGCACGCCCAAGCGCGCTTCCAGCGCCAGCATTGCGTGGCTTAGTGCCGAGCGCGACAAGCCCAGTTGCGCCGCCGCGCGCGTGAAGCTTCGCGCCTGCGCAACAGCCACGAAGGTTTGAAGGTCGTTCAGATTTTCTTTAGCCATTAGTGAATACAGCACACCATGGCATGCTGATTTTCCAGTCTTCTCATCTAATCGACCCGATCATACAGTAGCGAAAAGCCGACGGTAAATGCGCGTTTTGCCGCCGGGAACCCTTTAAGGAACCGCTAATGATGGCCGTTGCACCGCACTTGAAAAAAGGTCGAACCACATGAAAACCCAGATCCCGACAATCGCTGCTTGCGCCGCGGTCTTGCAGATGGCGAGCGCCAATGCCGCTGAGCCGAAAGCTGAAACCTACACCGCAACCCAGGCGATCACACGCGCGGGCGAGCAAGCGTCAATCGCTGGCCCCAGCGAAACCTTCACGGGCCGGGTGCGGGTAGACCCGGTCTGGCCGAACGACGAGAACATCAATGCCTCGGGGGCGCTTGTCACCTTTGAACCCGGCGCGCGTTCAGCCTGGCACACCCATCCTGCGGGACAGCGCCTGGTGGTGACGTCGGGTGTGGGTCTGACCCAGGAGTGGGGCAAGCCCGTAGAAGTCATTCGCCCCGGCGATGTCGTTTGGTGCCCACCGGGCGTGAAGCACTGGCACGGCGCCGCACAAAGCACCGCCATGACCCATATGGCAGTCACCGCGACCGTGGATGGAAAGAACGTCAACTGGATGGAGAAGGTCAGCGATGAACAATACGACGCCCGTTAAGCAGGGCGATGCGCGCTTTCACCAGGGCAAGGCGCGCCAACATTCAAGTGCACTGGTCTTCGCCCTGAGCTTGGCTGCTGCATGGATTCAGCCCTCCCACGCACAGGAAACCCGACCAATGAACCCCGCACCGGCCAGCGCGCCCACCCCTTCCGAAACGCTCAACGCCCGCCAGCAGGCCATCGTGCCGATCGCCGCCTTTGCGGCGGCAGGCGACATGGCCAAGCTGAATATCGCGCTGAACCAAGGCCTGGACAACGGCATGACGGTAAGCGACGCCCGCGAGATCCTGGTGCAGTTGTATGCCTATGCCGGCTTTCCCCGCAGCCTGAACGCGCTGAGCGAACTGATGAAGGTGCTGGACGCTCGCAAGCAACGAGGCATCCAGGATGCGCCCGGCAATGCACCCACGCGCCCCATTCCGAAGGGGGATGCACTGCTGGCGGCAGGCACGGCCAACCAGACCAAGCTGTCGGGCGGGCCGGTGGAAGGGCCGCTATTCGACTTCGCGCCCGTCGCCAACGAATACCTGCGCAACCACTTGTTCGGCGATATCTTCGAGCGCGACAACCTCGATTGGCAGAGTCGCGAGTTGGCCACCGTCAGCATGCTGTCCGCGTTGCCTGGCGCCGAATCGCAATTGCAGGCGCACATGCGCATAAGCATGAACGTCGGCCTGACGGCGAACCAGTTGCGTCAGCTTGGCCAAGTGCTGGCGACGGGTGTGGATGCCGAGATGGGGCGTCGAGCAAGTGAAGCGTTGACGCGTCAACTGGCGGCCAAAGCGGCGAAGTGAGCAAGGCGTGGTCCGCCCGGCAGCAGCCAGGGTGGGCGGGCCATCACCGCCGCTTCTTTGCTGGCGGCTCTTGCGAACGCAGCGCATCAAGCACCAGGGAAAACGCCGGAGACGGCTGCCGCCGGCTGGGGTAATAAAGGTAGTAGCCGTCGAAAGGCGCGCACCAGTCCTCCAGCACCCGTACAAGACGCCCCTCGTCGATGTGGGGCGCGAATTCTTCCTCGGGCAGGAAGGCAATGCCCAGGCCTTCCAGCGCTGCCTGAACAATGTGCGGGGTGCTGTTCAGCGTGGCTTGCCCATCGACGCGAACGTTCAACTGCTTGCCCTTGCGCTCAAACTCCCAGACGTACAACCCGCCATGCGTGGGGAAGCGGATGTTGATGCAACGGTGCTTGGTCAGATCCTCCGGGCGCTTCGGCTTGGCATGCCTGGCGAAGTAGTCCGGCGTGGCGACGGCGGCCATACGCAATCTGGGGCTGATCGGCATTGCGATCATGTCCCGGTCAATGGTGTCACCCATGCGCACGCCCGCGTCAAAGCGGTCCGCGACGATGTCCCGGAATCCGTAGTTGACGTCGAACTCCACGTTGATGTCCGGATACTTGCGCAGCAGCGGCGCAATTTTCGGCAGCAGCGTGGTTTTCAGCACATGGTCGCCGCAGGTGATGCGGACCGTGCCTGCCGGCTTGTCGCGCAGTTCCGACAATTCATCCAGTTCCGCTTCGATCTCGTCAAAGCGATGCCCGATGGCCTGCAACAGCCTTTCCCCGGCGGCGGTGGGCGACACGCTGCGCGTGGTGCGCGTCAGCAGGCGGATGTCCAACCGGGCTTCCAGGCCGCTGATGGCTTGGCTTAGCGCCGATTGGGTCACTCCCAGCAACGCGGCCGCGCGCGTGAAGCTGCCTTCCCGCGCCACGGTCACGAATGAGAGGAGATCGTTAAGGTTTCGTCTGACCATGTCGAGAGTTTCCCACGGACTGTTGATTAGTAATGCTTATAAGCCTATTCAGTATTCATTAGCTAGTCATGGTGCGCCGAGAGCGGGAAAATCTGCCTCGTACCGATGGAAAGGCTCGCGGAAAGGAAACTCAGCATGAACGACAGACATCGAACCAGCAGTACCGATTTGTTCATCCATGGCGAATTGGCCCACTCCCGCAACTTCAGCGAAACCGCCTATGCGGCTGCCGCCCAGCCGAAAGAGCTGATGAGCATTCCGGGCGCCACGCACATTGATTTGTACGACCGGCTGGATGTGATTCCGTTCGACAAGCTGGCGGCATTCTTCACGCAGCACTTGGCTTGCACATGAGGGCTTGGAGCGGCGTATTCGCCATGTCGCTGTGCGTGTTCGCACTCGTGGCCTCTGAGTTCATGCCCGTCAGTCTGCTGACGCCAATCGCCGGCGAACTGGGAATAACGGAAGGGATGGCGGGGCAGGGCATCGCAATCTCCGGCGCCCTCGCGGTGTTGGCCAGCCTGACCATCTCGGTCGTGGCCGGCGCCATGGACCGCAAGAC containing:
- a CDS encoding carboxymuconolactone decarboxylase family protein, giving the protein MNPAPASAPTPSETLNARQQAIVPIAAFAAAGDMAKLNIALNQGLDNGMTVSDAREILVQLYAYAGFPRSLNALSELMKVLDARKQRGIQDAPGNAPTRPIPKGDALLAAGTANQTKLSGGPVEGPLFDFAPVANEYLRNHLFGDIFERDNLDWQSRELATVSMLSALPGAESQLQAHMRISMNVGLTANQLRQLGQVLATGVDAEMGRRASEALTRQLAAKAAK
- a CDS encoding LysR family transcriptional regulator, coding for MVRRNLNDLLSFVTVAREGSFTRAAALLGVTQSALSQAISGLEARLDIRLLTRTTRSVSPTAAGERLLQAIGHRFDEIEAELDELSELRDKPAGTVRITCGDHVLKTTLLPKIAPLLRKYPDINVEFDVNYGFRDIVADRFDAGVRMGDTIDRDMIAMPISPRLRMAAVATPDYFARHAKPKRPEDLTKHRCINIRFPTHGGLYVWEFERKGKQLNVRVDGQATLNSTPHIVQAALEGLGIAFLPEEEFAPHIDEGRLVRVLEDWCAPFDGYYLYYPSRRQPSPAFSLVLDALRSQEPPAKKRR
- a CDS encoding type II toxin-antitoxin system HipA family toxin; protein product: MLEQVNVFYEGWGERWLWGTLASTTTLTGRPTIVFEYSNDARQRGLELSSYTLPLEGPQLRRGFPAHQLDLPGPVYDSLPDGWGMLLMDRMFRRRSLSTARIGPLERLGYIGSNAMGAMKFEPVAPEGQEPKVHIPLEVLAADVQQVLQGEGGEFLETLLLVGGAPQGARPKALVYRNPETDGFTTAVTPGFEAWLIKFPAKEEHPEVCAIEMVYAECLRMCGIETPDTRYFSLPGGSAAFASKRFDRQDGLRVPMQSLAAFTGANYRTPGVLDYVNFFRATQMCTNDVRQMAMAFERAVFNVAFHNRDDHPKNFAYLMSQAGHWRLAPAYDVTFCEGPGGYHQMDVMGEALAISRAQMLRLANEAEVPQDFAGKMIDRICDVASQFAILADDLYPQLITRDTLRTIQHCIDQNVARLRQDQPGRGRR
- a CDS encoding alpha/beta hydrolase encodes the protein MNDRHRTSSTDLFIHGELAHSRNFSETAYAAAAQPKELMSIPGATHIDLYDRLDVIPFDKLAAFFTQHLACT
- a CDS encoding helix-turn-helix domain-containing protein, which codes for MLDLRFSTPSEIVKRLCQRLRTERLASGMTQADLAGRAGIATNTVSNLETGRNVGFENVVRVAMALGRAKELEGLFLPKLNSIEDIRRYESSADRLRAKRNPGNA
- a CDS encoding (R)-mandelonitrile lyase: MKTQIPTIAACAAVLQMASANAAEPKAETYTATQAITRAGEQASIAGPSETFTGRVRVDPVWPNDENINASGALVTFEPGARSAWHTHPAGQRLVVTSGVGLTQEWGKPVEVIRPGDVVWCPPGVKHWHGAAQSTAMTHMAVTATVDGKNVNWMEKVSDEQYDAR
- a CDS encoding LysR family transcriptional regulator, whose protein sequence is MAKENLNDLQTFVAVAQARSFTRAAAQLGLSRSALSHAMLALEARLGVRLLTRTTRSVSTTEAGQRLLSVLSPHFNEIEQELASLTAMRDKPAGTVRITTHDHAIKTVLWPRLLPLLQQYPDIQVEFSVDYGFTDIAANQFDAGVRSGNRIDKDMIAVRIAPDFRMAVAASPAYLAGKRPPSTPQELTDHCCVNLRLPTHGGLYAWDFAKGGKALSVRVAGQTIFNNTFLMLQAALDGMGLAYVPYDLVQPYVEQGRLVPVLEDWWPVLPGYHLYYANRRQISPALALVIEALRYRPDALKKRSRD